The following are encoded together in the Corvus moneduloides isolate bCorMon1 chromosome 34, bCorMon1.pri, whole genome shotgun sequence genome:
- the LOC116437219 gene encoding fermitin family homolog 3-like: protein MGLDPQDEPRVALLQEQALGALLAEEIDCSEEQGMLFAALQDPPEPQDLDTALDKLELSLGGSGTPAPAEELGAPLELEEELEISRPSPWPFRGSRPTRAVLSGSSLSLWTPPGSGGTQQQLNLRGCEVTPEVDLGAQKFGIKLRVPTPGGMSETLLRPPNTPAGSRGAARPRGGGSPSAAALRAEIRGVLGVLGVQPDRGDPPGTPSRPPPDPRRLLPPRFQRRIKAKQFAPRLLEVLQRVGPLSPPQARLRFVEAWRALPGFGLGHFVVRFRGAGRDEVLAVGPSRLLRVELGSGAVTRSWSYSDLRQWDVNWDSQQVRLWLSGDVTLGLRVLSAPPRVLHQFLGGYLALGGHPRDPHELRRLMEGGYDP, encoded by the exons ATGGGGCTGGACCCGCAG GACGAGCCGCGCGTGgcgctgctgcaggagcaggcgCTGGGGGCCCTCCTGGCCGAAGAGATCGACTGCAGCGAGGAGCAGGGGATGCTCTTCGCCGCCCTCCAG gacccccccgaGCCCCAGGACCTGGACACGGCCCTGGACAAACTGGAGCTGAGCCTGGGGGGCAGCGGGACCCCTGCCCCAGCG gaggAGCTCGGAGCCCCCCttgagctggaggaggagctggagattTCCAG GCCGTCCCCGTGGCCGTTCCGGGGGTCCCGCCCCACCCGGGCCGTGCTCTCGGGGTCGTCGCTGTCGCTCTGGACCCCCCCGGGATCGGGGGGCACCCAACAGCAGCTCAACCTCCGTG gCTGTGAGGTGACCCCCGAGGTGGATTTGGGGGCGCAGAAATTCGGCATCAAACTCCGGGTGCCGACGCCGGGGGGGATGAGCGAGACCCTCCTGCG cccccccaatACGCCCGCTGGGTCTCGGGGTGCTGCGCGGCCTCGCGGGGGGGGGTCCCCATCGGCCGCAGCGCTCCGGGCAGAGATccggggggtcctgggggtcctgggggtgcAGCCGGACAGGggggacccccccgggaccccctcccGGCCCCCCCCGGACCCGCGGCGGCTGCTGCCCCCCCGCTTCCAGCGCAGGATCAAAGCCAAGCAG ttcGCCCCCCGGCTCCTGGAGGTTTTGCAGCGGGTGGGgcccctgagccccccccagGCCCGGCTGCGCTTCGTGGAGGCCTGGAGGGCCCTGCCCGGCTTCGGACTGGGGCACTTCGTGGTCAg GTTTCGGGGCGCGGGCCGTGATGAGGTTCTGGCCGTGGGACCCTCGCGGCTGCTCCGGGTCGAGCTCGGCTCCGGCGCCGTCACCCGCAGCTGGAGCTACAGCGACCTCCGCCAGTGGGACGTCAACTGGGACAGCCAGCAG GTGCGGCTGTGGCTGAGCGGTGACGTCACCCTGGGGCTCCGCGTGCTCTCGGCCCCTCCCCGGGTGCTGCACCAGTTCCTGGGGGGGTACCTGGCCCTGGGGGggcacccccgggacccccacgAGCTGCGGCGCCTCATGGAGGGGGGGTACgacccctga
- the STIP1 gene encoding stress-induced-phosphoprotein 1, producing MGRGGRGRGVLAASRGRRGSGASGAAAMEEAQELKERGNRALAAGDVGAAVGHYSAAIARDPNNHVLFSNRSAAYARLGDYSRALADACRTLELRPDWAKGYSRKAAALEFLQRLEEAKATYEEGLARDPGNEQLLQGLRGVETRLAERKLLNPFSAPDLLARLEADPRTRGLLGDPEYRRLLETLRSDPGQLGAKLQDPRVMTTLSVLLGVELSGAEEEEEAPSPPPPPPPPPSQPPPTEELPQNKQEAQREKELGNAAYKRKEFPAALEHYTRAEQLDPTNMTYVTNQAAVYFETGEYERCRALCERAIEVGRENREDYRQIAKAYARIGNSYFREERYKDAVHFYNKSLAEHRTPDVLKKCQQAEKILKEQERLAYIDPDLALEEKNKGNECFQRGDYPQAMKHYSEAIRRNPHEARLYSNRAACYTKLLEFPLALKDCEECIRLEPTFIKGYTRKAAALEAMRDYTKAMEVYQRALDLDPSCKEAAEGQRRCLRAQQQRSEPPEELRRRALADPEVQQIMGDPAMRLILEQMQKDPQALSEHLKNPLIAQKIQKLMDVGLIAIR from the exons ATGGGGCGCGGGGGGCGTGGCCGCGGGGTTCTAGCAGCTTCCAGAGGGCGGCGCGGGAGCGGCGCGAGCGGAGCCGCGGCCATggaggag GCGCAGGAGCTGAAGGAGCGGGGGAACCGGGCGCTGGCGGCGGGGGACGTGGGGGCGGCCGTGGGGCACTACTCGGCCGCCATCGCCCGGGACCCCAACAACCACGTCCTGTTCAGCAACCGCTCGGCCGCCTACGCACGCCTCGGGGACTACAGCCGGGCCCTGGCCGACGCCTGCCGCACGCTGGAGCTGCGCCCCGACTGGGCCAAG gGGTACTCGCGGAAGGCGGCGGCTCTGGAGTTCCTGCAGCGCCTGGAGGAGGCCAAGGCCACCTACGAGGAGGGGCTGGCGCGGGACCCCGGCaatgagcagctgctgcagggcctgcGTGGGGTGGAGACGAGGCTAGCGG AGAGGAAGCTGCTGAACCCCTTCAGTGCCCCCGACCTGCTGGCGCGGCTCGAGGCCGACCCCCGGACAcgggggctgctgggggacCCCGAGTACCGGCGGCTGCTGGAGACGCTGCGCAGTGACCCCGGGCAGCTCGGGGC gaagCTGCAGGACCCGCGGGTGATGACGACGCTGAGCGTGCTGCTGGGGGTGGAGCTGAGcggggctgaggaggaggaggaggccccctccccgccccccccgcccccaccaCCCCCCTCTCAGCCCCCCCCAACCGAGGAGCTCCCCCAGAACAAGCAGGAG GCCCAGCgggagaaggagctgggcaACGCCGCCTACAAGCGCAAGGAGTTCCCGGCGGCGCTGGAGCACTACACCCGCGCCGAGCAGCTGGACCCCACCAACATGACCTACGTCACCAACCAAGCAG CCGTGTACTTCGAGACGGGCGAGTACGAGCGGTGCCGGGCGCTGTGCGAGCGCGCCATCGAGGTGGGCCGGGAGAACCGCGAGGATTACCGGCAGATCGCCAA GGCGTACGCGCGCATCGGGAACTCCTATTTCCGCGAGGAGCGCTACAAGGACGCCGTGCACTTCTACAACAAATCCCTGGCCGAGCACCGCACCCCCGACGTGCTCAAGAAGTGCCAGCAG GCTGAGAAGATCCTGAAAGAGCAGGAGCGCTTGGCCTACATCGACCCCGACCTGGCGCTGGAGGAGAAGAACAAAGGCAACGAGTGCTTCCAGCGAG GGGATTACCCGCAGGCCATGAAGCACTACAGCGAGGCCATCCGGCGCAACCCGCACGAGGCGCGGCTCTACAGCAACCGCGCCGCCTGCTACACCAAACTGCTCGAGTTCCCCCTCGCCCTCAAG gacTGTGAGGAGTGCATCCGGCTGGAGCCCACCTTCA tcAAGGGTTACACGCGGAAGGCGGCAGCGCTCGAGGCCATGCGCGACTACACCAAGGCCATGGAGGTTTATCAGCGTGCTCTGGACCTTGACCCCTCCTGCAAG GAGGCGGCGGAGGGGCAGCGGCGCTGCCTGCGGGCGCAGCAGCAGCGCTCGGAGCCCCCCGAGGAGCTGCGGCGCCGGGCGCTGGCCGACCCCGAGGTGCAGCAGATCATGGGCGACCCCGCCATGCGCCTCATCCTCGAGCAGATGCAGAAGGACCCCCAGGCCCTGAGCGA gcaCCTCAAGAACCCCCTGATTGCCCAGAAGATCCAGAAGCTGATGGACGTGGGGCTCATCGCCATCCGgtga
- the LOC116437273 gene encoding collagen alpha-1(III) chain-like yields the protein MRGTPNFGPPPPLPAQWVPWEGHPNLGALVAPPHGGGAAVAAGVAAGTWDGDTPDTAGAMAGLKTASGEDIDGSFELRVEVEEGEPVGQGEPVGQGKAVGQGEPVGQGEPVGQGKAVGQGEPVGQGEPAGPPVAPRVLTLCVTGDLHVGGLLRLIVDTFGEPRDWSDHALWWAQQRRWLLTPGPTLDALGVGGGSRLLFTPRHRPLRLRLPAGGGPEAAARLRRDPRAGGGVGLRAARDPSPRGTFAAAAGAGRGEGGAGAKGPRPHPGPPRPGPDAPETPGR from the exons ATGAGGGGGACCCCAAATTTcgggccccccccccccctcccagcccagtgGGTGCCGTGGGAGGGACATCCCAACCTTGGAGCCCTGGTGGCTCCTCCTCacggcgggggggcggcggtgGCCGCGGGGGTGGCCGCGGGGACGTGGGACGGGGACACTCCGGACACGGCCGGGGCCATGGCGGGGCTGAAGACGGCGAGCGGGGAGGACATCGACGGCTCCTTCGAGCTGCGggtggaggtggaggagggCGAGCCCGTGGGGCAGGGCGAGCCCGTGGGGCAAGGAAAGGCCGTGGGGCAGGGCGAGCCCgtggggcagggagagcccGTGGGGCAAGGCAAGGCCGTGGGGCAGGGCGAGCCCGTGGGGCAGGGCGAGCCCGCGGGCCCCCCGGTAGCCCCCCGTGTCCTCACCCTCTGCGTTACCGGGGACCTGCACGTCGGGGGCCTCCTGCGCCTCATCGTGGACACCTTCG gcGAGCCCCGGGACTGGTCGGACCACGCTCTGTGGTGGGCGCAGCAGCGGCGGTGGCTGCTGACCCCCGGCCCCACCCTGGACGCGCTGGGGGTcgggggggggtcccggctCCTCTTCAccccccggcaccgcccgcTGCGACTGCGGCTCCCGGCCGGGGGGGGTCCTGAGGCTGCGGCTCGACTTCGCCGGGAcccccgggcgggcggcggcgtTGGTCTGCGGGCTGCTCg GGATCCGTCACCCCGAGGAACTTTCGCTGCTGCGGCCGGAGCAGGacgaggggaggggggggcggGGGCCAAAGGGCCGCGACCccacccgggacccccccgaCCTGGACCTGACGCACCTGAGACCCCGGGCAG ATGA
- the LOC116437220 gene encoding leucine-rich repeat transmembrane protein FLRT1-like translates to MAPPPPSLPLPPLPRAPRGGPPPLLTAVATITLVTAATVGACPAVCRCAGGRVYCNDRGLTAVPEGLPPGATTLFLQNNRIGDAGIPARLGRLPALRVLYLYANALEQLPAHLPPALRELHLQENNVRGLCRRALARAPLLERLHLDDNSVSAAGIEEDAFAENRRLRLLFLSRNHLSSVPAGLPPALEELRLDDNRIHTIPLRAFEGLPALRRLVLDGNLLANQRMADDTFSRLGNLSELSLGRNALAAPPANLPRARLRRLSLAANAISHVPAGALARMRALERLDLSDNNLTTLPRGLFDDLGSLSHLGLRNNPWFCGCNLAWLRDWLRRRAPPRLEVRGLLCQAPARLRGLPVGELRGEMDACETPAAGGGGGGGGAAGGGTSPGVAAVSPPAGSNGAAAASPGAAAAAPGLWVQAAPGGALRVRWPPAPPGASLRLSWLRPGGGAVTETLVRGERGEYVVRALQPRAPYRVCLAALEPPAAPPLCAQARAGAGDPPQPGSPAAPAGGDAPPALPQAAALGAAAAAAAGVMLGVLGGCWRPPRRQGALWHLRLTLLPPRPL, encoded by the exons TCGGGGCCTGCCCGGCCGTGTGCCGCTGCGCCGGCGGCCGCGTCTACTGCAACGACCGCGGGCTCACGGCCGTGCCCGAGGGGCTCCCGCCCGGCGCCACCACGCTGTTCCTGCAGAACAACCGCATCGGCGACGCGGGGATCCCGGCGCGCCTGGGCCGGCTGCCGGCGCTGCGGGTGCTGTACCTGTACGCCAACGCGCTGGAGCAGCTGCCGGCGCACCTGCCCCCGGCGCTGCGGGAGCTGCACCTGCAGGAGAACAACGTGCGAGGGCTGTGCCGCCGGGCGCTGGCGCGGGCGCCGCTGCTCGAGCGCCTGCACCTGGACGACAACTCGGTGTCGGCGGCCGGCATCGAGGAGGACGCGTTCGCCGAGAACCGCCGGCTGCGCCTCCTCTTCCTCTCGCGCAACCACCTGAGCAGCGTCCCCGCGGGGCTGCCGCCGGCGCTGGAGGAGCTGCGGCTGGACGACAACCGCATCCACACCATCCCTCTGCGCGCCTTCGAGGGGCTGCCGGCGCTGCGGCGCCTGGTGCTGGACGGGAACCTGCTGGCCAACCAGCGCATGGCCGACGACACCTTCAGCCGCCTGGGCAACCTCAGCGAGCTCTCGCTGGGCCGCAACGCGCTGGCGGCCCCGCCGGCCAACCTGCCGCGGGCGCGGCTTCGTCGCCTGTCGCTGGCCGCCAACGCCATCAGCCACGTGCCGGCCGGAGCCCTGGCGCGGATGCGGGCGCTGGAGCGGCTGGACCTGTCGGACAACAACCTGACCACGCTGCCGCGGGGGCTCTTCGACGACCTGGGCAGCCTGAGCCACCTGGGGCTGCGCAACAACCCCTGGTTCTGCGGCTGCAACCTGGCCTGGCTGCGGGACTGGCTgcgccgccgcgccccgccgcgccTCGAGGTGCgggggctgctgtgccaggcgCCGGCGCGGCTGCGGGGGCTGCCGGTGGGCGAGCTGCGCGGCGAGATGGACGCCTGCGAGACCCCCGCCgcggggggaggcggcggcggcggcggcgctgcgggCGGGGGGACGTCCCCCGGTGTGGCCGCCGTGTCCCCCCCCGCGGGCTCGAACGGCGCCGCGGCCGCTTcgccgggagccgccgcggccgcgccggggctgtgggtgcaggcGGCGCCGGGGGGGGCCCTGCGGGTGCGGTGGCCACCGGCCCCCCCCGGGGCGTCGCTGAGGCTGAGCTGGCTgcggccgggcgggggggcCGTGACCGAGACGCTGGTGCGGGGGGAGCGCGGCGAGTACGTGGTGCGGGCGCTGCAGCCCCGCGCCCCGTACCGCGTCTGCCTCGCCGCCCTGgagccccccgccgcccccccgctcTGCGCCCAGGCCCGTGCGGGGGCCGGGGACcccccccagcccggctctcccgcagccccggccggtGGCGATGCCCCCCCCGCGCTGCCCCAGGCCGCGGCTctgggggcggcggcggcggcggcggccggggtgatgctgggggtgctgggggggtgctg GAGACCTCCgcgccgccagggggcgctcTGGCACCTCCGCCTCACCCTCCTACCACCTCGTCCTCTGTGA